A single genomic interval of Centropristis striata isolate RG_2023a ecotype Rhode Island chromosome 8, C.striata_1.0, whole genome shotgun sequence harbors:
- the LOC131976449 gene encoding apolipoprotein A-IV-like, translating into MKVLAVLVLAVFTGCQANLFYADAPKPQLEVMTDAFWDYVAKATQTADDTIQMIRKSQFGQDLSARLTESADVANKYAVTLQEQLPPAAQDLITKVTTEADVLRERVNKELTTVRETLEPYTENMKAQVQQRVEQLKQELAPYADSVDTEALKTTLLEKSEELKASLEQSVTDLQAQLGPYTGDLKAKVDLHLQNFQESVAPLTEKVQGELTQRAAQVKELATPYVNDLRGKLDPYAADYTARVMEIYNYFTGINN; encoded by the exons ATGAAGGTCCTCGCTGTGCTCGTCCTTGCCGTTTTCACTG GCTGTCaagccaacctcttctatgctGATGCACCCAAGCCACAGCTGGAGGTGATGACTGATGCCTTCTGGGACTATGTTGCCAAAGCCACCCAGACAGCTGATGACACCATCCAGATGATCAGGAAGTCTCAGTTTGGACAGGATCTCAG CGCCCGTCTGACAGAGAGTGCCGATGTGGCCAACAAGTATGCCGTCACCCTGCAGGAGCAGCTTCCCCCAGCAGCCCAGGATCTGATCACCAAAGTCACCACTGAGGCTGACGTGCTGAGAGAGCGCGTGAACAAGGAGCTGACCACTGTCAGGGAGACGCTGGAGCCCTACACCGAGAACATGAAGGCCCAGGTCCAGCAGAGAGTGGAGCAGCTCAAACAGGAGCTGGCCCCCTACGCAGATTCCGTGGACACTGAGGCCCTGAAGACCACCCTGCTGGAGAAGAGCGAGGAGCTGAAGGCCAGCCTGGAGCAGAGCGTGACGGATCTGCAGGCTCAGCTGGGGCCCTACACCGGTGACCTGAAGGCAAAGGTGGACCTGCATCTGCAGAACTTCCAGGAAAGTGTGGCACCCCTGACCGAGAAGGTTCAAGGTGAGCTGACTCAGAGAGCCGCACAGGTGAAGGAACTGGCCACCCCCTATGTTAATGACCTGAGGGGAAAGCTGGACCCCTACGCCGCTGACTACACGGCCCGTGTCATGGAAATCTACAACTACTTCACAGGAATAAACAACTAA
- the LOC131976547 gene encoding apolipoprotein A-I-like → MKVFIVLAVAVLSVCQANLFYADAPKPQLDVMTDAFWDYIAKATQTADDTLQMIRKSQFGQEVNARLAESSDIASKYAVTLQEQLPPAAQDLMTKITAEADVLRNVLSQEMSTVRETLEPYTEDMKAQIQQRVEQLKQELAPYAESMDSEALRTTLMQKSEELKTNLEQSVKDLQAQLGPYTDDLKLKVDLHLQNFQESVAPMTEKVQVELSQRANLVKQMVAPYAEDLKEKLDPYAQDLQARLMSLYDSFISGN, encoded by the exons ATGAAGGTGTTCATTGTACTCGCAGTTGCAGTGCTCTCTG TCTGTCaagccaacctcttctatgctGATGCACCCAAGCCACAGCTGGATGTGATGACTGATGCTTTCTGGGATTACATTGCCAAGGCAACCCAAACAGCTGATGACACCCTCCAGATGATCAGGAAATCACAGTTTGGACAGGAAGTGAA CGCCCGTCTGGCAGAAAGCTCTGACATAGCCAGCAAGTATGCCGTCACCCTCCAGGAGCAGCTCCCACCTGCAGCCCAGGACCTGATGACCAAGATCACCGCAGAAGCTGATGTTCTCAGAAATGTGCTGTCTCAGGAGATGAGCACTGTCAGGGAGACGCTGGAGCCCTACACCGAGGACATGAAGGCCCAGATCCAGCAGAGAGTGGAGCAGCTCAAACAGGAGCTGGCCCCCTACGCAGAATCCATGGACTCTGAGGCCCTGAGGACCACCCTGATGCAGAAGAGCGAGGAGCTGAAGACCAACCTGGAGCAGAGTGTGAAGGATCTGCAGGCTCAGCTGGGGCCCTACACCGATGACCTGAAGCTCAAGGTGGACCTGCACCTGCAGAACTTCCAGGAAAGCGTCGCCCCCATGACCGAGAAGGTCCAGGTGGAGCTGAGCCAGAGAGCCAATCTCGTAAAACAGATGGTGGCCCCGTACGCTGAGGACCTGAAGGAAAAGCTGGACCCCTACGCTCAGGACCTCCAGGCCCGGCTGATGTCTCTCTACGACTCCTTTATCAGCGGCAACTAA